Genomic DNA from Streptomyces sp. NBC_01571:
GGTGACCGCCACGGCACAAGCGGCGGGCGCGGAGCACCTGCAGCGCGGGTACGACGACGTGTGGCAGGGCCTGCAGCGGCACTTCCGCCCGTTGCGCTGAGCTGCGGCGACCGGTACGGATACCTTCGTGACCTCCTTCGCCCCGGATTCGATCGTCCTGAACCGCAAGTTGCCGCTCTGGTACCAGGTGTCGCAGTCCTTGCGTGCCTCGATACTCGGTCGGTCGCCCCAGGATCCGCTACGGCTGCCGACCGAGGAGCAGTTGGCCGGGCACTACGGCGTGAGCGTGCTCACCATGCGGCAGGCGCTCAAGGAGCTGGAGGACGAGGGGCTGATCAACCGCCATCGCCGGCGGGGCACGTTCATCGAGCCGAGTGCGCGGCGGGGTGCGCCCGTGCGGCTGCTCGGCTCGGTGGACACGATCGTGGCCCAGCAGTCGGGCATGACGACCGAGCTGCTCGGCCACGGACCGGTCCCGCTGCCGGCCGAACTCACCGAGTACTTCCCGGACGTGACCGAGGTGGGCGCGTACCACCGGCTGCGCAGCGACGAGAAGACCGGCGAGCCGACGAACCACGCGCGCAACTACGTACGTCCCGAACTGGCGGCGCTGATCGACCCGCAGGACCTGGTGCGCTGGCCCATGACCAAGGTGCTGCGGGACGTGGTGGGCCTGCGCATCAGCCGGATCACCGACACCGTGGAGGCGCGGCTGGCGGACCCGGAGACGGCTCGGCTGCTCCAAGTGCCGCTGCTCAGCCCGATCCTGCACTACACCGGCATCGTGTACGGCGAGGACGGCGCCGCCCTGGACGTGGCCCGCATCCACTACCGCGGGGACCGCTTCTCCTTCACGGTCACCCTCGACGCCCACTGACGACGGCGTACGAGGACGGCGTACGAGGACGGCGTCGTACGATGCCCAGCGTGACGCACGACGACGACGCTCCGCTGCTCGCGGACCTCATGCCGTGGTCGGTCGCACCGCCGAGGCTGGGGCGGGGGTGGCCGGCCGCTCCCGACGCCGCGTCCCTCGGAGCGCGGTGGGACGCCCTGCTCAAGGCCGAGGGGCCGGAACGGGAGGCGCTGTTCGGCTCCACCCGCTCGCGCACCCCGCGGTCGGCGGTCGCGCAGCTTCCCGGGCAGTCCACCGGGACGGGACGGCTGGCCCGCGAGTCGGGTCCCTGTCCGGAGCCGGTGCGTGTCCTGCACGGCCCGTTCGACGAGCAGTGGCTCATCCCGGACCACCGGCTGATCGACGCGGCGCGCCCCGAGCTGTGGCGGGTGGCCGATGAACGGCAGGTGTTCGTGGTCGAGCAGACGGTGGTGCCCGGCGCACCGGGGCCGGTCCTGCTCGCCACCTCCCTCCTGCCGCTCGGTGCCGGACGCGGCGGACGGATCCGCCCCCTCTACCGGCGCCCGGGCGGCCTCGAACCGAACCTGGCGCCCGGCCTGACGGAACACCTGGGCGCCCGGCTGGGCCACTCTCCCGACGCCCTGGACGTCCTGGCGTGGACGGTGGCGGTCGCGCGGCCG
This window encodes:
- a CDS encoding GntR family transcriptional regulator, which translates into the protein MTSFAPDSIVLNRKLPLWYQVSQSLRASILGRSPQDPLRLPTEEQLAGHYGVSVLTMRQALKELEDEGLINRHRRRGTFIEPSARRGAPVRLLGSVDTIVAQQSGMTTELLGHGPVPLPAELTEYFPDVTEVGAYHRLRSDEKTGEPTNHARNYVRPELAALIDPQDLVRWPMTKVLRDVVGLRISRITDTVEARLADPETARLLQVPLLSPILHYTGIVYGEDGAALDVARIHYRGDRFSFTVTLDAH
- a CDS encoding type ISP restriction/modification enzyme, translating into MPSVTHDDDAPLLADLMPWSVAPPRLGRGWPAAPDAASLGARWDALLKAEGPEREALFGSTRSRTPRSAVAQLPGQSTGTGRLARESGPCPEPVRVLHGPFDEQWLIPDHRLIDAARPELWRVADERQVFVVEQTVVPGAPGPVLLATSLLPLGAGRGGRIRPLYRRPGGLEPNLAPGLTEHLGARLGHSPDALDVLAWTVAVARPGRGGRVVPLTAEPEVWERGVELGRGMLRLTRRDGERPKLPGGRRPYVRAPLPASPLELRYDREEEALHLGEGRISPVPPHAWDLEVGGVRVLEQWFAERTGPRGPGTLEAIGPSAWPQTRTSELLELITVLALLGELRQRQAELTVPEAPIGASELRAAGVLPVPEAARRPASVLDHHEEGPEGQFALL